The Paenalcaligenes faecalis genome has a window encoding:
- the hemH gene encoding ferrochelatase, with the protein MCSKKYYDETADSSLLDPQIRTVPTPRVGVLLVNLGTPNTASARDIRRYLGEFLSDQRVVELPPALWQIILRGFVLPFRPRKLVDKYQSIWMEQGSPLLVYSQAQADGLQQQLEGRGHSIPVRLAMRYGQPAMHQVLNELTALGCERILMVPLYPQYAASTTATAVDELNRYLQKRRNQPETRFVKSYCQHPGYIQPLVQSILRQWQTGPKPQRLLLSFHGVPIRTIKAGDPYYRECMLTAAAVREALVDQDVPVFSSFQSRFGAERWLEPYTEPTLRQWAKEGVESVHVVCPGFLADCLETLEEIQQECRDAFLEDGGKSFAYIPCLNDDAAWIQGLCDIVLQNLSGWNLGSVEN; encoded by the coding sequence ATGTGCTCAAAAAAATACTATGATGAAACTGCGGACAGCAGTTTGTTAGATCCTCAGATCCGAACCGTGCCTACCCCTCGTGTTGGGGTGCTCTTAGTTAATTTAGGTACGCCAAACACCGCCTCAGCGCGTGATATTCGCCGTTATCTAGGCGAATTCCTTTCCGATCAGCGTGTGGTAGAGCTGCCGCCTGCCTTGTGGCAGATTATTTTACGTGGGTTTGTGCTGCCTTTCAGACCGCGTAAATTGGTGGATAAATACCAGTCTATCTGGATGGAGCAAGGCTCTCCGTTGCTGGTTTATAGTCAGGCTCAAGCCGATGGTTTGCAGCAACAGCTCGAGGGCAGAGGACACAGCATTCCTGTGCGCTTAGCCATGCGCTATGGCCAGCCTGCCATGCATCAGGTGTTAAATGAATTAACGGCCTTAGGCTGTGAGCGCATTTTAATGGTGCCGTTGTACCCACAGTACGCGGCAAGCACGACTGCAACTGCGGTAGATGAGTTGAATCGTTATTTGCAAAAACGACGTAATCAGCCTGAAACCCGCTTTGTGAAAAGCTATTGTCAGCACCCAGGTTATATACAACCGTTGGTGCAAAGCATTCTACGACAATGGCAAACAGGACCTAAGCCGCAAAGATTGCTGCTGAGCTTTCATGGCGTACCTATACGTACGATAAAAGCAGGTGACCCTTATTATCGCGAGTGTATGCTTACCGCTGCCGCGGTGCGCGAGGCCTTGGTCGACCAAGATGTGCCGGTTTTTAGTAGTTTCCAGAGTCGTTTTGGTGCGGAGCGCTGGCTAGAACCCTATACCGAACCGACTTTGCGTCAATGGGCCAAAGAAGGCGTAGAGTCTGTCCATGTAGTGTGCCCTGGTTTTTTAGCCGATTGTTTAGAAACACTAGAGGAAATTCAACAAGAGTGTCGTGATGCTTTCCTAGAGGATGGTGGGAAAAGCTTTGCGTATATACCCTGTCTAAATGATGACGCGGCTTGGATTCAAGGTCTGTGCGACATTGTGTTGCAAAATTTAAGTGGTTGGAACCTTGGCAGCGTAGAAAATTAG
- a CDS encoding carbonate dehydratase: MLRKNPRGDYPVVHETAFVDPTAVLCGRIEVGAHVFIGPYAVIRADELDENGHLEPIVIGANSNIQDGVVIHSKDGAAVTIGEHTSIAHRSIVHGPCVVGSHVFIGFNSVLFNCTVGDSAVVRHNCVVDGHDIPERFYLPSATVVMGETDLSTLDTVPQSAKDFSESVMHTNVSLAQAYRRIQNQF; encoded by the coding sequence ATGCTTAGAAAAAATCCTCGGGGTGATTACCCGGTAGTACACGAAACTGCTTTTGTTGACCCTACCGCTGTGTTGTGTGGGCGTATTGAGGTAGGAGCCCACGTTTTTATTGGGCCATATGCCGTCATTCGTGCAGATGAATTGGATGAGAATGGTCATTTAGAGCCTATTGTTATTGGGGCTAACTCCAACATTCAAGATGGGGTGGTCATTCACTCTAAAGACGGTGCAGCAGTAACAATTGGCGAGCATACTTCTATTGCTCACCGCTCTATTGTGCATGGTCCTTGCGTGGTAGGCAGCCATGTTTTTATTGGTTTTAACTCTGTGCTATTTAACTGTACAGTAGGTGATTCTGCTGTGGTACGTCATAACTGTGTGGTTGATGGCCATGATATTCCAGAGCGTTTCTACTTGCCTTCTGCAACGGTTGTAATGGGTGAAACAGACCTTAGTACCTTAGATACGGTGCCTCAGTCAGCCAAGGATTTCTCGGAATCAGTGATGCACACTAACGTGTCATTAGCGCAGGCTTACCGCCGTATTCAGAATCAGTTTTAG
- the grpE gene encoding nucleotide exchange factor GrpE, giving the protein MSAPKQPQDSTLESADLEQQNTPMENEDSVLNDADNETIQFAEDTNLEAELTEAQNKVAEYHDQLLRAKAEVENIRRRASEDVAKARKFAVESFAESLIPVRDSLEAALAQPDQSLEVLSEGVETTLRQLNSAFERHKLVEIAPAAGDKFDPHVHQAISAIPSEQAKDSVAQLLQKGYALSDRVLRPALVMVSAG; this is encoded by the coding sequence ATGTCCGCACCAAAGCAACCGCAAGATAGCACCCTAGAATCAGCCGACCTAGAGCAACAAAACACGCCTATGGAAAACGAAGACTCAGTGCTTAATGATGCAGACAACGAGACCATTCAGTTTGCTGAAGACACGAATTTAGAGGCTGAGTTAACCGAGGCTCAAAACAAAGTTGCGGAATACCACGATCAGTTATTGCGCGCCAAAGCCGAAGTCGAAAACATTCGTCGTCGTGCCTCCGAAGATGTGGCAAAGGCGCGTAAGTTTGCCGTCGAAAGCTTTGCCGAAAGCTTAATTCCCGTTCGTGATAGTTTAGAGGCCGCTTTGGCACAGCCAGATCAAAGTCTAGAGGTCCTGAGCGAAGGGGTGGAAACCACACTGCGTCAATTAAATAGTGCATTTGAGCGCCATAAATTAGTCGAAATCGCCCCAGCTGCGGGTGATAAGTTTGACCCTCATGTACATCAAGCTATTTCAGCTATTCCTTCCGAGCAGGCCAAGGACTCGGTGGCACAACTATTGCAAAAAGGCTATGCCTTATCAGATCGTGTATTGCGACCTGCTTTAGTCATGGTGTCAGCAGGCTAA
- the dnaK gene encoding molecular chaperone DnaK: MGKIIGIDLGTTNSCVSVQEGDQIRIIENAEGTRTTPSIVAYMEDGEVLVGAPAKRQAVTNPANTIFAVKRLIGRRFDEKAVQQDIEKMPYKIVKADNNDAWVEAQGKALAPQQVSADILRKMKKTAEDYLGEEVTEAVITVPAYFNDSQRQATKDAGRIAGLDVKRIINEPTAAALAFGLDKAAKGDSKIAVYDLGGGTFDVSIIEIADIDGEKQFEVLSTNGDTFLGGEDFDQSIIDYIIAEFKKESGADLSKDVLALQRLKEAAEKAKIELSSTTQTEINLPYITADASGPKHLNLKITRAKLESLVADLIERSLAPCRTALEDAGVKIGDIDDVILVGGMTRMPKVQEKVKEFFGRDPRRDINPDEAVASGAAIQGSVLSGDRSDVLLLDVTPLSLGIETLGGVMTKMIQKNTTIPTRHSQVFSTADDNQPAVTIKVFQGEREIAAGNKALGEFNLEGIPPSRRGEPQIEVTFDIDANGILNVSAKDKGTGKENKITIKASSGLSEEEVQRMMADAEAHAEEDRRIAEIATARNQGEALVHSTRKSLEEYGDKLEAAEKEAIETAMTELEEALKGDDKDAIDSKTEALTTAAQKLGEKIYADMQAQQGQPGAEAEAQPADDNVVDADFKEVKRDQ; the protein is encoded by the coding sequence ATGGGCAAAATTATTGGTATTGACTTAGGTACAACTAACAGCTGTGTATCTGTTCAAGAAGGCGATCAAATTCGCATTATCGAAAACGCCGAGGGTACACGTACTACCCCTTCCATTGTTGCATACATGGAAGACGGTGAGGTCTTAGTTGGGGCTCCAGCTAAACGTCAAGCTGTAACGAATCCTGCTAACACAATTTTTGCTGTAAAACGCTTAATCGGTCGTCGTTTTGACGAGAAAGCCGTACAGCAAGACATCGAAAAAATGCCTTACAAAATCGTTAAGGCTGATAACAATGACGCATGGGTCGAAGCCCAAGGCAAAGCCTTAGCTCCCCAGCAAGTCTCCGCTGACATTTTACGTAAAATGAAAAAAACAGCTGAAGACTACTTAGGCGAGGAAGTCACAGAGGCGGTTATTACGGTCCCTGCTTACTTTAATGATAGCCAGCGTCAGGCAACCAAAGACGCCGGTCGTATTGCTGGCCTAGACGTTAAACGCATCATTAACGAACCAACTGCCGCTGCATTGGCTTTTGGTTTAGATAAAGCAGCAAAAGGCGATAGCAAAATTGCCGTGTATGACTTAGGTGGTGGTACTTTTGACGTATCCATCATTGAAATTGCTGATATTGATGGCGAAAAACAATTCGAGGTGTTATCCACAAACGGTGATACGTTCTTGGGTGGCGAGGATTTTGACCAGTCTATTATTGATTACATCATTGCCGAGTTCAAAAAAGAGAGCGGTGCTGATTTATCTAAAGACGTATTGGCTCTTCAGCGCCTAAAAGAAGCCGCTGAAAAAGCAAAAATTGAGCTGTCCTCCACAACTCAAACCGAAATCAACCTGCCTTACATTACGGCAGATGCTTCCGGTCCTAAACACTTGAACCTGAAAATTACACGTGCCAAGCTTGAGTCTTTGGTTGCTGACTTAATCGAGCGCTCCTTAGCTCCTTGTCGCACTGCTCTCGAAGACGCGGGTGTAAAAATCGGTGATATTGATGACGTGATTTTGGTCGGTGGTATGACTCGCATGCCTAAAGTCCAAGAGAAAGTCAAAGAGTTCTTTGGTCGTGATCCACGTCGTGACATTAACCCTGACGAAGCCGTTGCCAGTGGTGCCGCCATTCAAGGTTCTGTGTTGTCCGGTGACCGTTCTGACGTGTTGCTATTGGACGTAACACCCCTATCCTTAGGTATTGAGACCTTGGGTGGTGTTATGACCAAAATGATTCAGAAAAACACGACAATTCCAACGCGTCACTCACAGGTTTTCTCTACTGCAGATGATAACCAACCTGCGGTGACGATTAAGGTATTCCAAGGCGAACGAGAAATTGCTGCTGGCAACAAAGCATTAGGCGAGTTCAACCTAGAGGGTATTCCACCTTCACGTCGTGGTGAGCCTCAAATCGAAGTCACTTTCGATATTGATGCAAACGGGATCTTGAATGTGTCTGCAAAAGATAAAGGCACAGGTAAAGAAAACAAAATCACGATTAAAGCCAGCTCCGGTTTGTCCGAGGAAGAAGTACAACGCATGATGGCCGATGCTGAGGCTCACGCCGAAGAAGACCGTCGTATTGCCGAGATTGCAACAGCTCGCAACCAAGGTGAGGCCCTTGTTCACTCCACTCGTAAGTCCCTAGAAGAATACGGTGACAAACTAGAGGCAGCTGAAAAAGAAGCCATCGAAACAGCGATGACTGAACTCGAAGAAGCACTTAAAGGCGATGATAAAGACGCCATTGACAGCAAAACAGAGGCTCTGACAACTGCTGCTCAAAAGCTAGGTGAGAAAATTTATGCAGATATGCAAGCGCAGCAAGGGCAGCCAGGTGCTGAAGCCGAGGCGCAACCTGCAGATGACAACGTTGTTGACGCAGACTTCAAAGAAGTTAAACGCGATCAGTAA
- the dnaJ gene encoding molecular chaperone DnaJ, whose translation MAKRDFYEVLGLAKNASKDDIRKAYRKLAMKYHPDRNPDSKEAEDKFKEVKEAYEILYDEDKRAAYDRYGHAGVDPNGMSGMGGGGMGGGDFADAFGDIFGDIFGGGRRGGGGGGPRVQRGADLRYSLEISLEQAATGYETEIRVPSWENCDTCKGSGAKPGTSPRTCSTCNGAGAVRMQQGFFSVQQTCPTCHGTGQEITDPCTSCDGVGRVRKTKTLQVNIPAGIDDGMRIRSSGNGEPGVNGGPPGDLYVEIHLKKHGIFEREDDDLHCELTIPFTTAALGGEIEVPTLTGRGEISIPEGTQAGKVFRLRGKGIKGVRSSYPGDLYCHIQVETPVRLSEEQKTILRQFEESLSGGGDKHSPKSQSWTDKVKSFFS comes from the coding sequence ATGGCAAAACGTGACTTTTATGAAGTGCTAGGTCTGGCAAAGAATGCATCAAAAGATGATATTCGCAAAGCCTATCGCAAACTAGCAATGAAATATCATCCGGATCGAAATCCGGATAGCAAAGAGGCTGAGGACAAGTTTAAAGAGGTCAAAGAGGCCTACGAGATCTTGTATGACGAAGACAAGCGCGCAGCCTATGACCGTTATGGCCATGCCGGTGTCGATCCAAATGGAATGAGTGGCATGGGTGGCGGCGGCATGGGCGGTGGTGACTTTGCAGATGCCTTTGGTGATATTTTCGGTGATATCTTCGGTGGTGGTCGTCGAGGTGGTGGCGGTGGTGGACCTCGTGTTCAACGAGGCGCAGACTTGCGTTACTCCTTAGAAATTAGCCTAGAACAAGCCGCTACAGGATATGAAACTGAAATTCGTGTTCCTAGCTGGGAAAACTGTGATACGTGTAAAGGCTCCGGTGCTAAACCCGGCACATCACCTCGTACATGTAGTACATGTAATGGGGCGGGTGCTGTGCGTATGCAGCAGGGCTTTTTCAGTGTGCAGCAGACATGTCCCACATGTCATGGCACAGGCCAAGAAATTACTGATCCATGTACCTCATGTGATGGGGTAGGTCGTGTTCGTAAAACCAAAACACTACAAGTAAATATTCCTGCTGGTATTGATGATGGTATGCGTATTCGATCTTCAGGCAATGGTGAGCCAGGCGTGAACGGTGGGCCCCCAGGAGACCTTTATGTAGAAATTCATCTTAAAAAGCACGGCATCTTTGAACGTGAAGATGATGATCTGCATTGCGAGTTAACAATCCCCTTTACTACGGCTGCACTTGGCGGTGAGATCGAGGTTCCAACGCTAACTGGACGTGGTGAGATATCCATACCAGAGGGTACGCAGGCTGGAAAAGTATTCCGTCTACGTGGCAAAGGTATTAAAGGCGTTCGCTCTAGTTACCCTGGTGACTTATATTGTCATATTCAGGTAGAGACTCCCGTTCGGTTGTCAGAGGAACAAAAAACGATTTTACGTCAGTTCGAAGAGTCGTTATCCGGCGGTGGGGACAAACACTCTCCAAAGAGTCAGTCTTGGACCGATAAGGTGAAAAGTTTTTTTTCCTAA
- a CDS encoding M16 family metallopeptidase — MLSALQLITKKSKHLLLIGTFLSPQLVYALPNGVKEITHVEGVTEYQLPNGLKVLFAPDASRPNTTVNMTYLVGSRHENYGQTGMAHLLEHMLFRGTPTMPNALGEFSKRGLAANGTTSVDRTNYYASFAANAETLNWYLDWQADVMVNATISRSDLDAEMTVVRNEMERGENSPFRVLMQKMQAVAYQWHNYGKSTIGARSDVEQVDIEQLRKFYQLYYQPDNAVLIVSGQFDEEATLAHIAKQFSAINKPARTLPPEYTEEPVQDGARTVTVRRQGGSPLVAAQYHTPASADAQYTPLSLGVSILGDTPSGLLYKNLVEKNLATSVFGYAPDLQQPGYALFMAELKEDMNQEQALEALNHTIEKQNSQITQTDVDRVRNQWLNGWSQTFADSADLASALSESAASGDWRLFFWQRDQVENVDLTQIQEALKTWLVADNRTNGLYIPTEKTQRAPKATAPDIATLLSDYKGKELAAQAESFEPTPSNLDEHTQRDHLELDNQLGTIKLALLPKPTRGDRVEAQLSIRFGDPDNLKGSSTIGAATASLLTHGGKHISRQQIEDRFTELQSNVSFNGGPNGLEVGISTIGQNLAPTIELAMQVIKEATFPEAELEKYKARRITSINNAKTEPSAVASQTLSRHLNNWPKHDIRYVPTFDEAIENTQSLSQADLLAFHERFYGAGDVRFSATGSFDTDAVKTALKNSFKDWKRAPAYKRAADPFRPIKPESFTLNTPDKANAFYIETLPLKMQDTEEDFVALYLANYLLGQSETSRLWNRVRVEEGLSYDVRSRLSVSSYEPSASWTIYAIHAPENSDKLKIVINEELNKVLKDGFSQAEIDEGIHALLRYRQLARSNDAVLTSTWQSYLDLDRTFAWSEKVDEALQQLNAKQVNRVVKKYLTIDGFSSALGADQSKQQ; from the coding sequence ATGTTGTCCGCACTTCAACTCATTACGAAAAAATCCAAACACTTACTGCTAATCGGTACGTTTTTAAGCCCTCAGCTTGTCTACGCCTTGCCTAATGGCGTTAAAGAAATCACTCACGTCGAAGGGGTCACAGAATACCAACTACCGAATGGACTCAAGGTGCTTTTTGCTCCTGATGCATCGCGTCCCAACACCACTGTAAACATGACCTATTTAGTTGGCTCTAGGCATGAGAACTATGGTCAAACAGGCATGGCGCATTTGCTGGAGCATATGTTGTTTCGTGGTACCCCCACCATGCCGAACGCTTTAGGTGAATTCTCTAAACGAGGTCTGGCCGCAAATGGGACGACCTCGGTAGACCGCACAAATTACTACGCTTCATTTGCCGCCAATGCAGAAACCCTTAATTGGTATCTAGACTGGCAAGCAGACGTCATGGTGAACGCCACCATTTCTAGGTCTGACTTAGATGCAGAAATGACGGTGGTGCGCAATGAAATGGAGCGAGGTGAAAACAGCCCTTTCCGTGTGCTGATGCAAAAAATGCAAGCCGTTGCTTATCAATGGCATAACTATGGAAAAAGCACCATTGGCGCTCGTAGTGATGTTGAGCAGGTAGATATAGAGCAGTTACGCAAGTTCTATCAACTGTATTACCAACCTGACAATGCCGTTCTTATCGTGAGTGGTCAGTTTGATGAGGAAGCCACGCTAGCTCATATCGCCAAACAATTTAGTGCCATCAATAAGCCTGCTCGTACTTTACCTCCTGAATACACCGAGGAACCCGTTCAGGATGGAGCACGAACTGTCACGGTACGTCGTCAAGGAGGCTCTCCTCTTGTGGCCGCACAATACCATACGCCCGCTAGCGCTGATGCCCAATACACACCGTTAAGTTTAGGGGTCAGTATTTTGGGTGACACCCCTTCAGGCTTACTCTATAAAAATCTGGTCGAAAAAAATCTAGCAACCAGTGTGTTTGGTTATGCGCCTGATTTACAACAGCCGGGTTATGCCCTTTTCATGGCCGAGCTCAAAGAGGACATGAACCAAGAGCAAGCCTTAGAGGCGTTAAATCACACCATAGAGAAGCAAAACAGTCAAATTACACAAACAGATGTAGACCGTGTTCGTAATCAATGGTTAAACGGATGGTCCCAGACCTTTGCTGACTCGGCCGACTTAGCCTCTGCGCTCTCTGAGAGTGCGGCAAGCGGTGATTGGCGCTTGTTTTTCTGGCAGCGCGACCAAGTAGAAAACGTAGACTTAACTCAAATTCAAGAAGCCCTTAAAACCTGGTTAGTGGCTGATAACCGTACAAATGGCTTATATATCCCTACAGAAAAAACACAGCGCGCACCAAAAGCAACTGCCCCTGATATCGCCACCCTTTTATCAGACTATAAAGGCAAAGAACTAGCAGCCCAAGCAGAAAGTTTTGAGCCAACGCCCTCTAATTTAGACGAACACACCCAACGCGACCATCTAGAGTTGGACAATCAGCTGGGCACAATTAAACTTGCTTTGCTACCTAAGCCCACTCGGGGTGATCGCGTAGAGGCTCAACTTTCTATTCGCTTTGGTGATCCAGACAATTTAAAAGGCAGCAGCACAATAGGAGCAGCAACTGCTAGCCTCCTAACCCATGGTGGCAAACACATAAGCCGCCAACAAATCGAAGACCGTTTTACTGAGCTGCAATCCAACGTAAGCTTTAATGGAGGTCCTAATGGACTAGAAGTAGGTATCTCCACCATTGGTCAAAATCTAGCACCAACCATAGAGCTTGCTATGCAGGTCATTAAAGAGGCAACCTTCCCAGAAGCCGAGCTTGAGAAGTACAAGGCGAGACGGATCACTAGCATCAATAATGCCAAAACCGAGCCCTCAGCCGTAGCAAGCCAAACCTTATCTCGTCATTTAAATAACTGGCCTAAACATGATATTCGCTATGTTCCTACTTTTGACGAAGCCATTGAAAACACGCAATCATTAAGCCAAGCCGATTTATTGGCTTTTCACGAGCGTTTTTACGGTGCAGGTGATGTTCGTTTCAGCGCCACAGGCAGCTTCGACACGGACGCCGTTAAAACGGCCCTCAAAAATAGCTTCAAAGACTGGAAACGCGCCCCCGCCTACAAACGCGCAGCAGACCCATTTCGCCCTATTAAGCCGGAATCCTTTACCTTAAATACACCCGATAAGGCCAATGCGTTTTATATAGAAACCTTGCCATTAAAAATGCAAGATACAGAGGAGGACTTTGTCGCCCTGTATTTAGCTAACTACCTATTAGGGCAATCTGAAACATCACGCTTATGGAACCGTGTGCGAGTAGAAGAAGGACTTTCTTACGATGTACGTAGCCGCCTAAGCGTTTCGTCTTATGAACCCTCTGCCAGTTGGACTATCTATGCTATTCATGCTCCTGAAAACTCAGACAAGCTAAAAATAGTGATTAACGAGGAGCTGAATAAAGTTCTGAAAGACGGTTTCAGTCAAGCCGAAATTGATGAAGGCATCCATGCTTTGTTACGCTATCGACAACTAGCTCGTAGTAACGATGCCGTATTAACGTCAACATGGCAAAGCTACTTAGATCTAGACCGTACCTTTGCTTGGTCCGAAAAGGTAGATGAAGCCCTACAGCAACTCAATGCAAAACAGGTAAATCGTGTTGTGAAAAAATACTTAACGATTGATGGTTTTAGCTCTGCGCTAGGGGCAGATCAAAGTAAGCAGCAATAA